A stretch of the Orcinus orca chromosome 1, mOrcOrc1.1, whole genome shotgun sequence genome encodes the following:
- the LOC101281979 gene encoding metallothionein-1E: protein MDPNCSCATGGSCTCAGSCKCKECKCTSCKKSCCSCCPVSYAKCAQGCVCKGASDEGSCCA from the coding sequence ATGGATCCCAACTGCTCCTGTGCCACAGGCGGATCCTGCACGTGTGCCGGCTCCTGCAAATGCAAAGAGTGCAAATGCACCTCCTGCAAAAAgagctgctgctcctgctgccctgTGAGCTATGCCAAGTGTGCCCAGGGCTGTGTCTGCAAAGGGGCCTCAGACGAGGGCAGCTGCTGCGCCTGA